cacaaaatatttaactACAATAAACGAATAAATAAAcccatattttatgttttaagactatttcattttataatataatattgtaaTTACTCCTTTCCTTcctgttattttttttttttactctTGTAATTCTCgtatacaattttaatatacgTACACAATCCGAATAGCCTTTCATATTTtccttaattttttttattattatattatttatatattatcctttttattcacatttgaatataataaatataaattacacgaaaacaatttataatgtgagaaatttttcaaaagaaGGATACACTTATTTACTTATCAAAtacacaaataaataaaatatatatgttcaGGCCTTTAAGTGTAATGCGAGTATTTTGTGAATTATGGtaagaaagaaaaataataataaacattttaaaatcatataattaatgaattaaataaataaaggaaTTCTTATATATGCCTGTATGTGAATTGCTTCCCTTTACATAGTAAATGTTCTTAtcatttttctatatatataattttcccCTTTCAGTTGCGATTAAATAATGTGAggcttttttttaaaagtaaGATTCGATTAAGCGGTGGGAAGCAGCATCCAAAATGGGTTGTAAAGGAtaaggaaaaatataatatatacacatatgaCAATTCATATTATGGGGAGAATTTcagatataataattttatactgCATATAAGATcatacaaatattatattgattatataatagaaaATGTTTATAGAAGTCTTAAAAATGGTGGtaactttttcattttgccattaaaaaatattattttaaaacataatcCAGATGTTCGTTATCAGTTAGTAGCCCTTATGGCTTTTTTCGGGACTACTTCCGCTATTACTTGCTACCACAATTCcatttatcaaaatattattgatGTTACAAATATGTTAGAATTAGGACTGGTTGATGATATgaaagataataatttcTTTGATACACAAAGTGAATtacaaaacaaaaacatTAATGATTATAGCCAAGATCATGAAAGGCTAAATGAGCTATGGTAAGTTTTGTTTTTCTGTACACATATGTGTATACACAAATATGCATGTACAAGTAAATCTTtcaatttaatttttaccATTGACATGCACtcattgtatatataattttcaaatatattttttattattaggGAAAAGGCGTTGAGAGATTCAACAGAAAAAAACAGTTTCAATGAAATGTGCAATTATTTATCCATTAAAGATGGTGAACAAATTGCTAGTTTTAAACCAAAACATATATGGAGATATAACATGATACCTTATGGAGAAAATAATCCAGATACACAGACATTCCCTATCCCATCATATGAAAAACCTTTCAGATCATTTGCTTtaaattttacatataataatttatccGGAAACTGGGGAGACTATATTGATAGAAGAGACAATAAAGGATCCTTATTAAGACCATCAAGATACATGTTTACGGATGTGATAATACCCGCAAcgaaataaaagtaaataaCATGAGAGTAAACTCATGGGTACATATGtgcatttttatgtatataaataaataatttattttattattattgtttagttttttaaatatattcattaaactcaaataaataaaaacatttgaaaaattcaataatattcaataaatctaagcaaaaaataaacaaaaataaatattccaaaaaaaaaaaaaacgaataACTACTGTGAAGTGGTTAATatgaacatatatatacttatacaATAAAATTGGATAAACTACTACAAgaatttgaatatatataattcttgcaatatatagatatacatatacaattttgcaataaattcattaaaataatttttcattttatgagcccaaattatttgaattataaaagttattatttgaatatatatccataGGCATATTATTACCATCATACATTGggttaaaattgttttgaGGGTTTACCCCATTAAAAGGAAAGTTCATATATTGTGGTGGATATGGTGGAACTTGttgattattatatgtattaaaattattatcattattttgcatataattattttcggGATTCATATTTCCCATGAATTGATTGGGttgcatattattattaaaaccCGAAGGCGAATAATTATCCATAGGGGGAGGGATGTTGTTTTcataattcatattattataaggATAATTTTGCACAGGTTGGTTGtagttcatatttttatttccaaaaTAATCATATCCATTCATATTATTGTGGTTCATGTTGTTGTTAACATTATTGTTCATATGATTATTGTTTAATTCAGGGTTATTGTAATTATAATTCATCTGTTCTTTAAAGCGTtgattaaaattttctGCACCGAAGtttacttttttctttgtaTTTCCGTTTgagtttatattatcattttttctcTTATAATCTAAATTCATTGAATTTAAAACGGATTTAAGAACAtcatcaatatttttatttttaattaataaatattttgaaatacCTCTATGAACCCATGGCATTGTATAATAGTTATCATCATTAATATTAGCTGATTGAtcatatacataattatgATCACTTAAATTTTCCATATTATTTGGAAATTTACTATTCATAACATGATCAATAAATGCACATggattttcataaaaatttgtataacGTAGCattaaactatttttttgttttattttacataatatatttataatatcatcatcaatattatttatttcattttgtatatcattcattttttcaaatattgaAATTGAAATACAAGAAggcatattatttttttctgtattttttattttatcattatctaattcatttatatcaCTATCAAGAGATTCTTCTTTAATAAATTGTGTGGATTCACTTTTGTTATCATTCTCTTCTTTCGCATTTCCATTTTCATCAGTTTcccttttatttattttctctCCTCCCTCTGTGGGTGAATCTTCATGTGATTCCATTTTACACGTAGTAGATTTATTAGAGTCTTTCCCATCGTTTAATTCCGAttgtttattatcatttacttcattaatttttaaaaaatttactaaattatttaaatgatgaGAATCAAGTACAAATTTCTTGGATTTCCCTTCATCTAAAGTCATATAAGGTTCAAAAGTATCAATGACAATATCATATATGCTTTCAGATTcatcttcattttctaaATCGACAATATGCTCTAAAACTATTGGTTTTTGTAGGGATAAATGCTTTTGCAAAAGATTAGGTAAATCAGAGAACTCATATTCATCAACCTCTAATATTGGTTTTAACACTTCATCAGTTTTCATAACACTGTTAGAACCAACTAAATCATTTTCTAAActatattcataaatacGTTTTATAATTTCAGGCATTGTTTCTTCAGATGATTTCATTAAGTTTTTTAAATCCGATGAAAGTTC
The nucleotide sequence above comes from Plasmodium vinckei vinckei genome assembly, chromosome: PVVCY_01. Encoded proteins:
- a CDS encoding SWIB/MDM2 domain-containing protein, putative — translated: MEPIDNLNPNNAFVDSYFAKEDVIKKLYSSVLTRTIKEIDEKKFNLIETSIKYENEINKCIDISNYYINEAFSSVLKTEQLRRKLRIHIYTVFNDGDKEINYPVDIKIENSENIYKYAVPSSFTFNIHGYILNKDENDFDSSESENVRSKKVKFENVYGNNLITPKEDDWKYSGTEIDDISENNEKIDYCNTNAMKFTSFFSTIMVVRDKETIIYDKKNKNYYDCDKLTFTRIINERKKETIKIFLFLDQKIPFFELSSDLKNLMKSSEETMPEIIKRIYEYSLENDLVGSNSVMKTDEVLKPILEVDEYEFSDLPNLLQKHLSLQKPIVLEHIVDLENEDESESIYDIVIDTFEPYMTLDEGKSKKFVLDSHHLNNLVNFLKINEVNDNKQSELNDGKDSNKSTTCKMESHEDSPTEGGEKINKRETDENGNAKEENDNKSESTQFIKEESLDSDINELDNDKIKNTEKNNMPSCISISIFEKMNDIQNEINNIDDDIINILCKIKQKNSLMLRYTNFYENPCAFIDHVMNSKFPNNMENLSDHNYVYDQSANINDDNYYTMPWVHRGISKYLLIKNKNIDDVLKSVLNSMNLDYKRKNDNINSNGNTKKKVNFGAENFNQRFKEQMNYNYNNPELNNNHMNNNVNNNMNHNNMNGYDYFGNKNMNYNQPVQNYPYNNMNYENNIPPPMDNYSPSGFNNNMQPNQFMGNMNPENNYMQNNDNNFNTYNNQQVPPYPPQYMNFPFNGVNPQNNFNPMYDGNNMPMDIYSNNNFYNSNNLGS